One window from the genome of Malacoplasma penetrans HF-2 encodes:
- a CDS encoding 50S ribosomal protein L23: protein MDLLSVIIKPLHSEKSYSLRNEDIKKYVFEVNRNANKYEISLAFQLIYGIVPNKVNVVNRKPTPTRTGTRNPGMTKAKKIAYITLPHGVDIQIDEEPSKEKPKKENKKELVTERKEEKKEKPKKGVLSKLVKTSPKAK from the coding sequence ATGGATTTATTAAGTGTAATTATTAAACCACTTCATTCTGAAAAATCTTATTCATTAAGAAATGAAGATATTAAAAAGTATGTTTTTGAAGTAAATAGAAATGCTAACAAATATGAAATTAGTTTAGCATTCCAATTAATCTATGGAATCGTTCCAAATAAAGTAAATGTTGTTAATAGAAAACCAACTCCTACAAGAACTGGGACTAGAAATCCAGGGATGACTAAAGCAAAGAAAATTGCTTATATAACATTACCTCATGGTGTAGATATTCAAATAGATGAAGAACCATCTAAAGAAAAACCTAAAAAAGAAAATAAAAAAGAATTAGTTACTGAAAGAAAAGAAGAGAAAAAAGAAAAACCTAAAAAAGGTGTTTTATCTAAATTAGTAAAAACTTCTCCAAAAGCTAAGTAA
- the rpsJ gene encoding 30S ribosomal protein S10: MKNEMKIKLFSYDHRLLDQSVRKIIKSSQDSGAKVKGPIPLPTKKEIFTICRSPHVNKTSREQFERRTHQRLIILLNTTEKTKEYLKNIIIPSGVDIQITLR, translated from the coding sequence ATGAAAAATGAGATGAAAATAAAATTATTTTCTTATGATCATAGGTTGTTAGATCAATCAGTAAGAAAAATAATTAAAAGTTCACAAGATAGTGGAGCTAAGGTTAAAGGACCTATCCCGCTACCTACTAAAAAAGAAATATTCACAATTTGTCGTTCTCCACACGTTAATAAAACATCAAGAGAACAATTTGAAAGAAGAACACATCAACGTTTAATTATCTTGTTAAATACTACAGAAAAGACTAAAGAATATTTGAAGAATATCATCATTCCTTCAGGTGTTGATATCCAAATTACACTTAGATAA
- a CDS encoding Cof-type HAD-IIB family hydrolase, which translates to MYTKCIYFDIDGTLVPDGVTLTNKTIMAIRYLKDKNIKIGLATGRNIFFAEYFAKVLDVDMPLVCVNGAWIVTPKDYLNISTKYIDFKPQLQLLDVLYKEKKDFLVYTIDGVYSTSENQPFYKRLLSVQEKLKEKKIKSRLVYEMKVNPNLVFYSKQKLLKVLICYDNVSEKIKYENILSNIPNLAFSVSQNGIIDIYNGEVDKANGIEYAINNFRINKREVMVFGDNDNDLNMMKTFKMSVALKNADYQIRKAATYTTDFTCEEEGVADFIFKHF; encoded by the coding sequence ATGTATACTAAATGTATTTATTTTGATATTGATGGAACTCTAGTTCCAGATGGTGTTACTTTAACAAATAAAACTATAATGGCAATCAGATATTTAAAAGATAAAAATATCAAAATAGGTTTAGCAACTGGTAGAAATATTTTCTTTGCTGAGTATTTTGCAAAGGTATTAGATGTAGATATGCCTTTAGTTTGTGTTAATGGTGCTTGAATTGTTACACCAAAAGATTATTTAAACATTAGTACTAAATATATTGACTTCAAACCACAACTTCAATTGTTAGATGTCTTATATAAAGAAAAGAAAGATTTTTTAGTTTATACAATTGATGGAGTTTACTCTACTAGTGAAAATCAACCTTTTTATAAAAGATTATTGTCTGTTCAAGAAAAACTAAAAGAAAAGAAGATTAAATCTAGATTAGTTTATGAAATGAAAGTCAATCCTAATTTAGTTTTCTATTCAAAACAAAAGTTATTAAAAGTTTTAATTTGTTATGATAATGTATCTGAAAAAATAAAATATGAAAATATTTTAAGTAATATTCCCAACTTAGCTTTTTCTGTTTCTCAAAATGGAATCATTGATATCTATAATGGAGAAGTAGATAAAGCTAATGGTATTGAATATGCTATTAACAACTTCAGAATTAATAAAAGAGAAGTAATGGTATTTGGTGATAATGATAATGACCTCAATATGATGAAAACATTTAAGATGTCAGTTGCTTTAAAAAATGCAGATTACCAAATTAGAAAAGCAGCAACTTATACAACAGATTTTACATGTGAAGAAGAGGGTGTTGCTGATTTTATTTTTAAACATTTTTAA
- the rplD gene encoding 50S ribosomal protein L4, translated as MSSVKLFKDLLGNTETVELKNKKLFISDKKINHQEIFNSVLVEEANSRQSTASTLTKAEVRGGGRKPYKQKHTGRARQGSIRNPHYVGGGRAFGPSPEKNYTLKQNSKAYKLAFQSAMTLKLNEQGLNLLVNKIDMKEPSTKTISKMLKKVSYENKKVLFVINDKNENFLKSCKNIQKVTSKMWNQVSVRDILNSDIAVIQEDAFDKISEVFA; from the coding sequence ATGAGTTCTGTTAAATTATTTAAAGATCTTTTAGGAAATACAGAAACTGTAGAACTAAAAAATAAAAAACTTTTCATTAGTGATAAAAAAATTAACCATCAAGAAATTTTTAATTCAGTATTAGTTGAAGAAGCAAATTCAAGACAATCTACTGCTTCAACTTTAACTAAAGCAGAAGTTAGAGGTGGGGGTAGAAAACCTTACAAACAAAAACATACTGGTAGAGCTAGACAAGGTTCAATTAGAAACCCTCACTATGTAGGTGGTGGTAGAGCATTTGGTCCATCTCCAGAAAAAAACTATACATTAAAACAAAATTCAAAAGCTTATAAATTAGCTTTTCAATCTGCTATGACTTTGAAATTAAATGAACAAGGTTTAAATCTATTAGTTAATAAAATTGATATGAAAGAACCTTCAACTAAAACAATTTCAAAAATGTTAAAAAAAGTTTCTTATGAAAACAAAAAAGTTTTATTTGTAATTAATGACAAAAATGAAAACTTTTTAAAGTCTTGTAAGAACATTCAAAAAGTTACTTCAAAAATGTGAAACCAAGTTTCAGTAAGAGATATCTTAAACAGTGACATTGCTGTTATTCAAGAAGATGCTTTTGACAAAATTAGTGAGGTATTTGCATAA
- a CDS encoding type III pantothenate kinase encodes MKNNQEYILVVDIGNSYTKIGIFEKEKENTTSIILFPTDSETNIATLSKKMNVFKKYNIKHSIVGSVVPKLKPTYFKTIKKMFNIEPYYISETTKYSFLIDESPNKELGDDLKALCEYCVSVNKNCIGISFGTAIASVYLKNNSLVGASIAAGLGFGLNKLIEKASLLKKSKIDKFSSDFFGTNTISALESGINNLRSGFAYNFYNQAKKDNLNSDLKCIITGGESYNINISSFEYEINKEAILLGFKKIYFLNN; translated from the coding sequence ATGAAAAATAATCAAGAGTATATCTTAGTAGTAGATATTGGTAATAGCTATACAAAAATAGGGATCTTTGAAAAAGAAAAAGAAAATACAACTTCTATTATTTTATTTCCTACTGATAGTGAAACTAACATAGCTACACTAAGTAAAAAAATGAATGTTTTTAAAAAATACAATATCAAACATTCAATTGTTGGATCTGTTGTACCAAAATTAAAACCAACCTATTTTAAAACTATTAAAAAAATGTTTAATATTGAACCATACTATATTAGTGAAACTACTAAATATAGTTTTTTAATAGATGAATCACCAAATAAAGAATTAGGTGATGATTTAAAAGCATTATGTGAATATTGTGTAAGTGTTAATAAAAATTGTATTGGGATATCATTTGGAACTGCAATTGCTTCAGTGTATTTAAAAAATAATAGTTTAGTTGGTGCAAGCATTGCTGCTGGTCTTGGGTTTGGATTAAACAAATTAATTGAAAAGGCCTCACTTCTTAAAAAAAGTAAAATAGATAAGTTCTCTTCTGATTTCTTTGGGACTAACACAATTTCAGCTTTAGAATCTGGAATTAATAATTTAAGAAGTGGTTTTGCTTATAACTTTTATAATCAAGCTAAAAAAGATAATTTAAATAGTGATTTAAAATGTATTATCACAGGTGGAGAATCTTATAATATTAATATCAGTTCATTTGAATATGAAATTAATAAAGAAGCAATCTTATTAGGATTTAAAAAAATATATTTTTTAAATAATTAA